In the Quercus lobata isolate SW786 chromosome 5, ValleyOak3.0 Primary Assembly, whole genome shotgun sequence genome, one interval contains:
- the LOC115989799 gene encoding serine hydroxymethyltransferase 3, chloroplastic-like, whose amino-acid sequence MIIYEASDVMEVSKEIPYHCLGIDGARVEKILDFASITLNKKSVPGDKSALVPGGIRIGSPAMTTRGFTEKEFVPIADFIHEGVQITLEAKRLVSGSKLQDFLKFVAAADFPLLDNMLNMLNLFSINNIFLFGRMHD is encoded by the exons ATGATTATTTATGAAGCATCTGATGTGATGGAAGTATCTAAAGAAATTCCATATCATTGCCTG GGTATTGATGGAGCTCGGGTGGAGAAAATTCTTGACTTCGCCTCTATTACCCTCAACAAAAAGTCAGTTCCGG GTGACAAGAGTGCCTTAGTGCCTGGAGGTATCCGCATTGGATCACCTGCTATGACAACTAGAGGATTCACAGAGAAAGAATTTGTACCAATTGCAGACTTTATTCATGAGGGCGTACAGATAACCCTTGAAGCTAAGCGGCTAGTCTCAGGATCCAAGCTTCAAGATTTTTTGAAGTTTGTAGCAGCCGCTGATTTTCCTTTACTGGATAACATGTTGAACATGTTGAACTTGTTCTCGattaataacatttttctttttggtagaATGCATGATTGA
- the LOC115991206 gene encoding serine/threonine-protein phosphatase 7 long form homolog → MLPDQVVWQPYEAHFDDLPPWCVAGRAVWTATVPLVCFHLVEKHTPDRVVRQFGMIQEIPRAVNTDRVLHGIDLRGKIGVNWMQKHAAHILEWGYRFDRRCEAVLGDMPPEHEYHDWFKRVTRRFIDRPGAVVTLLIEGYVRLLRRHPVGTEDHNDITEVLTAVQAMTRVQPPIPEALIEEAAMPTGPSTSTAPAGCQSRPPVATPQLLPTPDPSASTPHASANPTIPSSTPHPSPTVTIPSPNPYSAPTATIPSPSPHPAPTPTIPSPNPHLAPTPTIPSPAHHPSPCPTIPPPTPLPCSGCDVRPPTPQSFLQLSPIPSFDLG, encoded by the exons ATGTTGCCAGACCAG GTGGTGTGGCAGCCATATGAAGCTCATTTTGACGACCTCCCGCCCTGGTGTGTTGCAGGGAGGGCCGTATGGACGGCAACGGTGCCGCTTGTATGTTTCCACCTAGTAGAGAAACATACACCGGATCGTGTTGTTCGTCAATTCGGGATGATCCAAGAAATTCCCCGCGCTGTTAACACTGACAGAGTGCTTCATGGCATTGATTTGAGGGGGAAGATCGGTGTTAATTGGATGCAGAAGCATGCTGCGCATATCCTTGAGTGGGGTTATCGCTTTGATCGGCGTTGTGAAGCTGTGCTTGGTGATATGCCTCCAGAGCACGAGTACCATGACTGGTTCAAAAGGGTGACTCGGAGGTTCATCGATAGGCCTGGTGCTGTAGTGACTCTGCTG ATTGAAGGATACGTCCGTTTATTGAGGCGTCATCCAGTGGGCACGGAGGACCACAACGACATTACTGAGGTGTTGACGGCAGTACAGGCGATGACACGTGTCCAACCTCCTATCCCTGAGGCCCTGATTGAGGAGGCAGCTATGCCTACCGGCCCAAGCACGAGCACAGCTCCGGCCGGATGTCAATCCCGTCCGCCTGTTGCTACCCCTCAGCTTCTTCCTACCCCCGATCCCTCTGCATCCACCCCACATGCATCCGCCAACCCCACCATCCCTTCATCCACCCCACATCCATCCCCTACCGTCACCATCCCTTCACCCAACCCATATTCAGCTCCTACTgccaccatcccttcacctaGCCCACATCCAGCCCCTAcgcccaccatcccttcacctaACCCACATCTAGCCCCTAcgcccaccatcccttcacccgCCCACCATCCGTCTCCTTGCCCCACCATCCCTCCACCCACCCCACTTCCTTGTTCTGGGTGTGACGTCCGTCCACCCACCCCACAGTCATTTCTTCAGCTGTCACCGATTCCATCCTTTGACCTGG GCTGA
- the LOC115991207 gene encoding cell division cycle protein 48 homolog, with product MHPNTMEKLQFFRGDTVLLKGKKRRDTVCIVLADEQCEEPKIRMNKVVRSNLRVRLGDVISIHQCPDVKYGKRVHILPIDDTIEGVSGNLFDVFLKPYFLESYRPVRKGDLFLVRGGMRSVEFKVIETDPGEYCVVAPDTEIFCEGDPIKREDEERLNEVGYDDVGGVRKQMAQIRELVELPLRHPQLFKSIGVKPPKGILLYGPPGSGKTLIARAIANETGAFFFLINGPEIMSKLAGESESNLRKAFEEAEKNAPSIIFIDEIDSIAPKREKTNGEVERRIVSQLLTLMDGLKSRAHVIVMGATNRPNSIDPALRRFGRFDREIDIGVPDEVGRLEVLRIHTKNMKLADDVDLERVSKDTHGYVGADLAALCTEAALQCIREKMDVIDLEDETIDAEVLNSMAVTNEHFQSALGTSNPSALRETVVEVPNVSWEDVGGLDNVKRELQETVQYPVEHPEKFEKFGMSPSKGVLFYGPPGCGKTLLAKVIANECQAVASAVNAKPNSCGTLSTGAAPSNLEIQERNSPMIMSNYWKYPPNGPSLEIVWKWGFNQMQWILVQQLERER from the exons ATGCACCCTAATACAATGGAAAAGCTTCAGTTTTTCCGTGGGGACACTGTTTTACTTAAG GGAAAGAAGCGAAGAGACACAGTCTGTATTGTTCTTGCTGATGAACAATGTGAAGAACCAAAAATCAGAATGAACAAAGTTGTTCGATCAAATCTTAGAGTTCGTCTTGGAGATGTTATATCCATCCATCAGTGCCCTGATGTGAAGTATGGGAAACGAGTTCATATCCTTCCGATTGATGATACAATTGAGGGTGTCAGTGGCAACTTGTTTGATGTATTTTTGAAGC CATATTTCTTGGAATCTTACCGACCTGTTAGGAAGGGTGACCTTTTTCTAGTCAGGGGTGGAATGAGAAGTGTTGAATTCAAGGTTATAGAGACAGACCCTGGTGAGTATTGTGTTGTTGCACCAGATACTGAAATCTTCTGTGAGGGAGATCCTATCAAACGTGAAGATGAGGAGCGATTGAATGAAGTGGGATATGATGATGTTGGTGGTGTTAGGAAGCAAATGGCTCAGATCCGGGAGCTAGTAGAACTTCCTCTTAGACACCCACAGCTCTTCAAATCAATTGGTGTGAAACCCCCAAAAGGTATCTTGCTTTATGGGCCACCTGGGTCTGGAAAAACTCTGATTGCAAGAGCTATAGCTAATGAGACAGGTGCATTCTTCTTTTTGATTAATGGACCTGAAATAATGTCAAAACTAGCTGGTGAGTCTGAAAGCAACTTGAGAAAGGCATTTGAGGAAGCGGAAAAGAATGCCCCGTCTATTATATTTATTGATGAGATAGATTCAATTGCCCCAAAGAGGGAAAAGACGAATGGTGAAGTGGAGAGGCGTATTGTTTCCCAACTCCTGACATTAATGGATGGCCTCAAGTCCCGAGCACATGTGATTGTCATGGGAGCTACCAATAGGCCTAATAGTATTGATCCTGCACTGAGGAGATTTGGGAGATTTGATCGTGAAATTGACATTGGTGTACCAGATGAGGTTGGAAGATTGGAAGTTCTTAGAATCCACACAAAGAATATGAAACTTGCAGATGAT GTTGATCTTGAAAGAGTTTCAAAAGATACCCATGGTTATGTTGGTGCGGATCTTGCTGCTCTTTGCACAGAGGCTGCTCTTCAGTGTATTCGGGAGAAAATGGATGTCATTGACTTAGAGGATGAAACTATTGATGCTGAGGTGTTAAATTCAATGGCTGTGACTAATGAACACTTCCAATCTGCATTGGGGACTTCAAATCCGTCAGCACTACGTGAAACA GTTGTGGAGGTTCCTAATGTTTCCTGGGAAGATGTGGGAGGTTTGGACAACGTTAAAAGAGAGCTTCAGGAG ACTGTCCAATACCCAGTGGAGCATCCTGAGAAGTTTGAGAAATTTGGCATGTCACCTTCTAAAGGTGTTCTCTTTTATGGGCCTCCTGGCTGTGGTAAAACACTACTTGCAAAGGTAATTGCCAATGAATGCCAGGCAGTTGCTTCTGCTGTAAATGCTAAACCAAATTCAT GTGGTACCCTTTCCACAGGTGCTGCTCCCAGTAATCTTGAGATTCAAGAAAGAAATTCACCAATGATTATGTCAAACTATTGGAAATATCCTCCAAATGGACCTTCTTTAGAAATTGTTTGGAA GTGGGGATTCAATCAGATGCAGTGGATATTAGTGCAGCAACTTGAACGTGAGAGGTAG